From the genome of Solibacillus sp. FSL H8-0538:
CATCCAGATACAATTACTAATACAATTGCATATTTAAAAGATTTAGGTGCAAAAAATATCGGAATGGTTTACAACGCTGGTGAGCAAAACTCAGTAGCTCAAATCGCACAAGTAAAAGAAGCGGCAACAGCACAAGGCTTAACAATTGTTGAAGCAGCTGTATCTACTTCAGCTGAAGTAAAGCAAGCTTCTGAATCTTTACTTGGTAAAGTGGACGCTTTCTATATCATTACAGACAATACAGTTGTATCAGCACTTGAATCAGTAATTGACGTAGCAAATGCAAATAAACTTCCATTAATCGTTGGGGAATTAGACTCTGTAGCACGTGGCGGCTTAGCGGCATACGGCTTCGAGTATTATGATATCGGTTATGAAGCAGGACAAATGGCAGCAAAAATTTTACTTGAAGGTGTTGCACCTGCTGACATTCCATCAGCATACCCAGCAAACCTTAAACTAGTAATTAACAAAGCAACAGCTGAACTACTTGGTCTTGAAATTAAACCAGAGTGGAACGCTGAAGTACAATAAATAACAAAGGGGATTTGTGCCCTTCATACCCGAGTAGTGAGAGCGTCGTATCCATGCGACATCGAGGGTGTGGTACAAATGCCTAGACAATAAGAATTAAATGTTAGGAGATGATTCAACGTGTTTACAGCTTTGTTTGGTTCGGTTGAGCAAGGAATCATCTATGCAATTATGGCACTCGGAGTGTATTTAACATTCCGAGTGTTAGATTTTCCGGATTTAACGGTTGATGGCAGTTTCGTAACGGGTGCCGGCACAGCAGCGATGATGATTGTGCTTGGCTACCACCCGATACTTGCTACATTAACAGCAATTGTTGCGGGATTTATTGCAGGATGTATGACAGGGATTTTACACACAAAGGGCAAAATTAATCCGCTTTTATCAGGGATTTTAATGATGATTGCATTGTATTCAATCAATCTACGGATTATGGGACTATCTTCTGATACCGGCGTAACGCGTCCTAATATTCCTCTTTTGAATACAGATACAGTGTTTTCATTGTTCCAAGGGTTCTGGAGTAACCTTGGAATTGATGCGGCAATTTCAGATGCATTACGTGGAATGGGGCTAGAGTCAGTGCCTTCAACATGGGGTACACTTGTCGTCGTGTTAATGTTAACAATCTGCATTAAATTCATCGCAGACTGGTTCTTAAAAACGGAAGTCGGCCTAGCCATTCGTGCAACAGGAGACAATAAACGGATGATTCGTAGTTTTTCTGCGAATACAGATACGTTAATTATTTTTGGTCTTGGTATATCAAATGCACTTGTAGCATTATCAGGTGCATTAATTGCACAATACACAAAATTTGCCGACATTGGTTTAGGAATCGGGATGATCGTGATTGGTCTTGCTTCTGTTATTATCGGGGAAGCAATTTTCGGAACAAAATCGATTGTTCGCACAACATTTGCTGTTGTAGCTGGAGCGGTTATTTATCGGTTAATTTATGCAATTGCGCTACGTGTCGGCTGGCTAGATACAGGGGACATGAAGTTAATTACTGCGATTATCGTAATTTTAGCGCTTGTTATTCCACAAGTGTTGGATAAACGCAAAGAGAAAAAACGTAAGGCGAAACGTTTAGAAGATCGGTTGTCTGCTCAAAAAGCGGGCGCTGTTGCAATCGAGCAAGGAGGGAATCACCTTGCTTAAACTGGATGGCATTAATAAAATTTTCAACGAAGGCACACCGGATGAGAAGATAGCTTTAGATAATATTAATTTGCATCTCGCTCCTGGCGATTTTGTGACAATTATCGGAAGTAATGGTGCAGGGAAATCGACGATGATGAATATGATTTCCGGTGCACTATCACCTGATTTTGGTACGGTAACAATTGATGGGACGGATGTAACAAGACTACCGGAGCATAAGCGTTCGCAGTTTATCGGACGTGTCTTTCAAGATCCAATGGCAGGTACAGCACCTTCTATGACAATCGAGGAAAACTTAGCTATTGCTTATTCACGAAACGGCAAGCGTGGAATGCGAAGCGGGGTAGATCGTAAGCGTCGTGAGTTTTTTAAGGAGTCTTTAGCGAAGCTTCATTTAAACCTTGAAAATCGTTTAAGTGCGAAGGTGGGACTTCTTTCAGGTGGTGAGCGCCAGGCGTTATCTTTGTTGATGGCCACGTTTACGAAGCCGTCTATTTTACTACTGGATGAGCATACCGCTGCACTTGACCCTTCACGTGCAGAGCTAATTACCCGCTTAACGAAACAGCTTGTTGAAGCGGACCAACTAACGACACTAATGGTTACACATAATATGCAACAAGCACTTGACCTTGGTAATCGTTTAATTATGATGGATAAAGGACAAATCATTTTAGAAATCGGCGCAGAACAGAAACCAGGCCTCACAATCCCGGATTTAATGGCTGAATTCGAACGCATCCGCGGCGAAAAAATGAACTCTGACAGAGCACTGTTGGGGTAACACATACATGAACTGTAGGCAAACTCGATGAACGTCGGGCGAGCCTACAGTTTTTTTGTATGAAAGCGATGTTACAGAGTATTTTGAAGATCTTTTTGTAAAATGGATATGATGAAAAGGGGTTTTTGCTAGCTGAAAATCAGTCAAGTTTTACTTTTCGTAATTTGCAAAAAAACAATCAAACAACGTACAATCTCGGAAAGAGGTGAGTACTTTAGTGATTGCACTTAAAAGGGGAGTATCAGAGAAGGATTTGACGTTACAAGCAGCTATTCGCAGAGGTGTAGCAGATTACCAAGCAGAATTGCGGCGTATGCAAACAGGATTAGCCGGCGAACTATATATCGATCAGCGTTGGGAAGACATGAATTTAAAAGGGGAATATTATTTAATTCATGACTACTATGTTCAAATCAATGAAAATATCTCGCATCAAATCGATACTTTATTTCTTTGTAAGAACTTCTTATTATTGCTAGAAATCAAAAATATAGCAGGGCGGATAGATTTCGAGGAGGAGAAGCATCAATTCATTCGAACGAGAGATGATGGAATTGTACAGGGATTTCGTAATCCGATTGATCAAGTAAGACGACATAGAAGGTGGTTGCAAGATTTTATAGGCGGTAGTTTACCAGTGGAATATGCCGTTGTATTTTCTCATTCGAAAACAATTATTGGGCGTGTTCCTAAAAATGAAGCTATTTTTCATGGCAGTGGATTAGAGTCGCATTTATACAAGCTCTTTAGTAAGTATGAAGCGCATGTATCAAGTCAGGAATTGCAACAACTTAGTCAAAAACTATTGAAAATCAAAACGGAGCCGCAAAGGAAGTTAGTGGTTGATTCGTCACGTATACGGAGAGGCGTTCTTTGCAAAAAATGTGATTATCAAGTAGTAATGTTGTTCAACTACGGAAAATTTGAATGTCCTACATGTCGGACGCGAAGCAACGAAGGGTTACTTGAAGCACTGGAGGATTATCGATTATTAGTAAGTGAGTGGATTTCGAATAGAGAGTTTCGGATGTTTTTTGGAATTGATTCAATAGATGCGACAAAACGATTGTTAAAGTCTCTGAATTTAGAGTACGAGGGTTCTTATAAGGATCGGAAATATAGGATTAGGGCTCTTAATTTGTGAAGTTGCCAGTATTTGTCCCGAAGTCGCCAGTATTTTCAGTTTGTCGCCAGTATTTGTTCCGAAGTCGCCAGTGTTACCAGTTTGTCGCCAGTATTTGTTCCAAAGTAGCGAGTGTTTCCAGATTGTTGCCAGTATTTGTCCCGAAGTCGTGAGTATTTCCAGTTTGTCGCCAGTATTTGTCCCGAAGTCGCCAGTATTTCCAGGTTGTCGCCAGTATTTGTCCCGAAGTCGCCAGTGTTTCCAGTTTGTCGCCAGTATTTGTTCCAAAGTAGCGAGTGTTTCCAGGTTGTTGCCAGTATTTGTCCCGAAGTCGTGAGTATTTCCAGTTTGTCGCCAGTATTTGTCCCGAAGTCGCCAGTATTTCCAGTTTGTCGCCAGTATTTGTTCCGAAGTCGCCAGTATTTCCAGCTTGTCGCCAGTATTTGTTCCGAAGTCGCCAGTATTTCCAGTTTGTCGCGAGTATTTCACCCGAAGTCGCCATTGTTACCAGGTTGTCGCGAGTATTTCACCCGAGGTCGCCAGTGTTTCCAGGTTGTCGCCAGTATTTGTTCAGAAGTCGCCAGTATTTCCAGGTTGTCGCCAGTATTTCACCCGAAGTCGCCAGTAAACCCCAAAAAAAACGCTCGGCACTAAGCCGAGCGGACCCCAAAAATTAAACCAGCAACGCAAACAATGTGCTGTCGTTGTTCACTTCTTTGTATTCAAATCCGTTTGCATGCATACGCTCAAGTAGGCCGGCATAATCGTCGCGGTGACCAAGCTCGATGCCAACAAGGGCTGGACCGCTTTCTTTGTTGTTTTTCTTTGTATATTCAAACGTTGTAATATCATCATTCGGTCCTAAAACACCTGTTAGGAACTGGCGAAGTGCGCCTGAACGCTGCGGGAAGCTAACGATGAAATAGTATAGTAAGCCTTCATAAATTAACGATTTCTCTTTAATTTCCTGCATGCGGCCGATGTCATTGTTACCACCAGAAATAATGACGACAACAGACTTACCGCGAATTTCTTCTGCATAAAAATCAAGTGCTGCAACAGATAGGGCGCCTGCAGGTTCTGCGATAATAGCATGCTTATTGTATAAGTCTAAAATTGTTGTACACACTTTGCCTTCTGGAACAGCTACGATATCGTCTAAATACTGTTTGCAAAGGGCATACGTATCATTGCCGACGCATTTTACTGCAGCGCCGTCGACGAATTTATCGATCCAGTTAAGTGCAAGTGGACCCCCATTTCCAAAAGCGGCCTTCATGCTACTTGCGCCAGCCGGTTCAACACCAATAACTTTACTTGATGGTGAAAGGTTTTTTACATAAGCAGAAACGCCAGACATTAAGCCTCCGCCACCGATACTGCCAAACACATAATCAATCGGTTCTTCGATATCATTCATAATTTCAACGGCTACCGTACCTTGACCAGCCATGACGTCAAGATCATCGAATGGGTGGATAAAAATTCGCCCAGCTTCCGCGGAATATGCAAGTGCGCTTTCAGCAGAATCATCAAAAGTATCGCCAGCTAATGTAATTTCAACGAATTCACGGCCGAACATGCGAACTTGATCAATCTTTTGTTTTGGTGTCGTTTTTGGCATAAAGATGTTTGCTTGAATTTCAAGTTTCGCACAGGCATAGGCAACACCTTGTGCATGGTTACCTGCACTTGCGCAAACAATACCTGCCAAACGTGCAGCTTCTTCAATTTTCTTTATTTTATAGTAAGCGCCACGTAGTTTGAATGAACGAACATGCTGTAGGTCTTCGCGCTTGAAGTAAATATTAGCGCCGTACTTTTCTGATAAATAATCATTGTGCTGTAAAGGCGTGTGAACAACAACATCTTTTAAAAAATGATGTGCGATTAAAACATTTTCGACAGCAACTGTCTTTGTTTGTACAACTTCCATCTTTATGTGACCTCCGTTTTGGCTAAAACATTGACTAATTTTATCACAAATACATGATAGAATGTTGGAAAAATTCCGTTAATTTTAAAAAATACTCAAATGTTCATAATGAAAGCGTTTTACTCCAAATTGTCGAAATTTAATCAAAAAAAAACCCGAGCAAACGAGCTCGAGTCTTTTGAAATTAAAATATCAGATGCGCAATTAACGCGATAATTGGTAGTGAAATGATTGTACGGATTAAGAAGATAATAAATAAATCCCATAATTTAATCGGTAATTTAGTCCCTAAAATTAATCCGCCTACTTCTGACATGTAAATTAGTTGCGTTACAGAGACGGTTGCAATAACGAAGCGTGTCATTTCTGACTCAATGCCTGCACCTAAAATTGAAGGTAGCAACATATCCGCGAAACCGACGATCATCGTTTGTGCGGCTTCACCGGCTTCGGGAATTTGAAGAAGCGCTAAAATTGGTTCAAACGGCATCCCTAAAATACGGAAGAAGCTTGTGAATTCAGCAAGTGCTAAAGCGATTGTACCGAATGCCATAATAATTGGTGCTACAGCGAACCACATTTCAAGTACATTTTTTAAGCCAGAACCAACTATTTTGCCTAGGTTTTTATTTTCCTCTGCTTTTTCTAGCGCATTTTTTAAACCATACGTAAACACGTTAAAGCCTTCTGGAACTTCTTCGCGGTTACCTTGAGGCGCAGTGCCATCAATAAATGTGTCTGATTTTCGTTTTAATGGGTAAATACGAGGCATGATAATCGCCAGTAAAATCCCTGAAAAAATAACAGTGCCGTAAAACTCTGCGAAATAATCTTGAATGCCGATTGTTTCAACAACAACTAAACAGAATGTAATCGATACAACTGAGAATGTAGTCGCAATCGTTGCGGCCTCACGTGCGGTATAGTTTCCATCCTCATATTGCTTGCTTGTTAGCAACACACCGATTGTACCGTCGCCAACCCATGATGCTAGACAGTCAATTGAAGCACGACCAGGAATTTTGAATAGTGGGCGCATGATTTTTACCATCATCGAGCCAAAGAAATCAAGTAAACCAAAATCTGTTAGTAGCGGCAGTAGAAGTCCGGCAAAGAAGAATAGCACGAACATGTACGTAACTAGACCGCTAGCAGGATCTAGTAAAACGCCTGCTGTTACATCACTATTAATTTGTGATGGACCAAAATCAAATAAATACATTGTTGCAAAGATTACTGAAAAGACGCGCATGCTTGTCCAGAACCAGTTGACTCGGAATAATGAATCAAATAGATTGATCTTAGCATTTTTTTGTTTTGGGAATGCCTTAATAATAAGAGACCCAAGCGCTGCAATAACAAATACAGTATATGTGAACCAGTGAATGTATGGTTCTACTTTTCCTGCAAGTGTGTTGGCTAAAATGGCGATTGGTACCTTCGTGCCGTCAGCTGTACTAACCGGTGTAATGAATAAGAACACCCCTAAGGAAGACAGAACGATGAAGAGTGACCATATATATAGTGAATACTTTTTCATATTATAACCCCATAAAATTTTATTTTTGAATATTTATACACTATATACCTTGTAAAATGCAGTTGTCTATATTTTTGAATATAGACGGAGTATTCAGAAAAAAACTCCGAATACATTTTGAATATACAATTTGGTGGGAATAATAGTAGATGTATTAACCACAACAATAGTAGAGTATCAACTACATTAAAAAGAGTAGTTAGAGTGAATATTTATACAAAAAATAGAATGCAAAAGCGAGTAGTGCATAAGAGCAACTACTCGCTTTGAAATATTAGTTAAATTACAAATGTGCACTGTCCATTGATTGATCTACCTCGTCTTCATGACGAATAACATAAAATTTCTCCACGTTCAGCCAGCTTTCACTCATAGGCTCACCGTCTTCTATACGTTTCGTCGTTTCGTCCATCATCCAAGCAGTTTGTGAGGCATGTGCGCGCAATGTATCAAGCTTATCCATTTTCACCGAGCTGACGTCAGTTACAATATGCGCCTCACCGTTTTTCTCGATAGTGTCGTTGGCAAAGGCACAGCCGAGAATACGTGGACGCTGTTCTTTTGGCATACGGCGAACTGCTTCCACAACCGCACGTGCAGTAGCTTCGTGATCGGGATGTACGGCGAAACCAGGTAGGAATGTGAAAATTAATGAAGGGTTTAACTCGTCGATTAAATCTGCTACCAGTTTCACCATTTTTTCGTCATCTTCAAACTCAATTGTTTTGTCACGTAGACCCATCATACGCAAGTCTTCAATACCCATTGCCTCACATGCAAGCTTCAGTTCACGGCGACGAATTTCTGGTAGTGATTCACGTGTTGCGAATGGTGGATTGCCAAGGTTACGTCCCATCTCACCAAGTGTTAAGCAGGCATATGTAACGGGAACACCCATATTACGGTATAAACGAATCGAGCCTGCTATAGAAAAGGCTTCATCATCCGGGTGAGGATAGACAGCTAAAATATGACGTTCATTTTGTAAGGTCATGTGCAATTCCTCCTTAATAGGCAAATGGCGTTTCGCTAACTTCGAGCGCGATGGCCAGTTTCCCAGAATAATCAAGACCAGCCATTAGTAGGCGACCTTGTTCGTCTAATTCATAATGTGTAATTCCTTGTGCGTAGACCCAGCCATGCTCCATTTTTAAGCCGACGCGGTGCGGCGTATCTTCAATTACTTTACCAAGCTCATAACGAATTTTAACGTTTCGAATGAAAGCCCCGGCATTAAATACATTTGCATCAAAATGTGTTGCGTAAGACCCGTTCGTCGTTTCTAAATGTATATATACATCTTTGTTCGCAAAAGAATTAAGTAATTCCTGGAGCGCTACAATATTTACTTCCTTCATCTTAACTCTCCTTTCGAATCGTTCTACGTATAAGTATAGTAAAGTTTAAGTATGAATGAAAAGGAAAAGTCACATAAGATGAAATTCATCCAATGTGACTTTTGGTTTTATAGCGTTGTAACAGTTACTTCTGGAGCACCGAAACGAGGTTTTGCGCCGTGCATAACAGGTCCCACATGTTCATTTAATGCCCAGCCATGTTTAATAGCAGCTGAAACGAATTCTTTTGCTTCGATAATTGATTCTTCTACAGAAAATCCATTTGCAAGATTTGCGCATACAGAGGCAGCAAATGTGCAGCCGGCCCCGTGGTTGTAAGTTGACGCTACTTTTTCTGTTTCTAATAGTTTGAATTCATTTCCATCGTAGAATAAGTCTACAGCTTTTTCATGTGCTAATGCTTTGCCGCCTTTAATCACAACGTTTTTTGCACCTAGCTCGTGAATTTTTGCAGCAGCTACTTGCATTTCTTCGATTGTTTTCGGTGTACCAGTGCCAGCAAGTTGACCCGCTTCAAAAAGGTTTGGTGTCACAACTGTCGCGTAAGGAAGTAAGTAATTAATCATTGCTGTTGTGTTGCCAGGATTTAATACTTCGTCGTCACCTTTACATACCATAACTGGATCAATTACGACTAAATTTGTGCCTGATTTTTGAATCGCATCAGAAGCGATTTGGATGATTTCTGCAGAAGCGAGCATCCCAGTTTTGATTGCGTCTACACCCGTTGATAATGCAGTATCAATCTGCATTTTTAATAATTCAGTTGGGAGTGGAGTAACATTGTGGCTCCATGTTTTAGGGTCCATAGTTACGACTACTGTAAGTGCTACCATTCCGTATGTACCATGCTCTTGGAATGCTTTTAAATCCGCTTGCATGCCTGCTCCTGCAGAAGTATCAGAGCCGGCAATTGTTAATGTTTTTTTTAATGACATATATACGCATCTCCTTGAGTTGACTAAAGTTTAGTTATAGTAAATTATAAAGCAGAACTGACTGCATAAAAATGGTCAGAATTATAATTTTCTATACGGTCAGTGCGAAATTGCTATGAATTTAGCTTGTGTTTCTAAAATAAATTATATACCGTGTTAGAAAGAGGTGAATGTCGTGAAAAATCAATTAACAAATGACTGGAAAGTGGTGCTAACTAAAGAATTTGATAAGCCGTATTTTAGCCAGCTCGAGCAATTTTTGCAGCAGGAATATGCAATGGCTACTGTGTATCCCGCAAAAGAAGCTGTATTGCGTGCGCTACAGGTAACGGCATTTCAAGATGTCAAAGTAGTGCTGCTCGGACAAGATCCATATCACGGGGCAGGCCAAGCACAAGGATTAAGCTTTTCGGTACAACCGGGTATACCGCATCCACCAAGCCTTCGCAATATGTTAAAGGAACTCCAGGATGACATCGGTTGTAGCATTCCGCAAGAGGGTAGCTTAATGAAATGGGCACAACAGGGAGTTCTTCTATTAAATACTGTATTAACTGTACGTGAGGGAAAGGCGAATTCGCATAAAGGGCAGGGGTGGGAGTTGTTTACTGATGCTGTAATTGAAACACTAGCCGAGCGAGAAGAGCCGATAGTATTTTTATTATGGGGTAAACATGCGCAAGCAAAACGAGCATTGATTGAACGCATTAGTGTGCATCACATTATTTTAGAAGCCCCACATCCAAGTCCATTTAGTGCACGTCTTGGTTTTTTTGGAAGCAAACCATATTCACATACAAATGAGGTATTAATTCGCCTTGGTAAACAGCCGATTGATTGGAGTTTAGGTAATCAATAAGCTAAACATTTCAATTAAATCATGGTAAAGTGTACTAGAAAGAGAG
Proteins encoded in this window:
- a CDS encoding YojF family protein, encoding MKEVNIVALQELLNSFANKDVYIHLETTNGSYATHFDANVFNAGAFIRNVKIRYELGKVIEDTPHRVGLKMEHGWVYAQGITHYELDEQGRLLMAGLDYSGKLAIALEVSETPFAY
- a CDS encoding YjiH family protein, which produces MKKYSLYIWSLFIVLSSLGVFLFITPVSTADGTKVPIAILANTLAGKVEPYIHWFTYTVFVIAALGSLIIKAFPKQKNAKINLFDSLFRVNWFWTSMRVFSVIFATMYLFDFGPSQINSDVTAGVLLDPASGLVTYMFVLFFFAGLLLPLLTDFGLLDFFGSMMVKIMRPLFKIPGRASIDCLASWVGDGTIGVLLTSKQYEDGNYTAREAATIATTFSVVSITFCLVVVETIGIQDYFAEFYGTVIFSGILLAIIMPRIYPLKRKSDTFIDGTAPQGNREEVPEGFNVFTYGLKNALEKAEENKNLGKIVGSGLKNVLEMWFAVAPIIMAFGTIALALAEFTSFFRILGMPFEPILALLQIPEAGEAAQTMIVGFADMLLPSILGAGIESEMTRFVIATVSVTQLIYMSEVGGLILGTKLPIKLWDLFIIFLIRTIISLPIIALIAHLIF
- a CDS encoding ABC transporter ATP-binding protein → MLKLDGINKIFNEGTPDEKIALDNINLHLAPGDFVTIIGSNGAGKSTMMNMISGALSPDFGTVTIDGTDVTRLPEHKRSQFIGRVFQDPMAGTAPSMTIEENLAIAYSRNGKRGMRSGVDRKRREFFKESLAKLHLNLENRLSAKVGLLSGGERQALSLLMATFTKPSILLLDEHTAALDPSRAELITRLTKQLVEADQLTTLMVTHNMQQALDLGNRLIMMDKGQIILEIGAEQKPGLTIPDLMAEFERIRGEKMNSDRALLG
- the thiD gene encoding bifunctional hydroxymethylpyrimidine kinase/phosphomethylpyrimidine kinase, which produces MSLKKTLTIAGSDTSAGAGMQADLKAFQEHGTYGMVALTVVVTMDPKTWSHNVTPLPTELLKMQIDTALSTGVDAIKTGMLASAEIIQIASDAIQKSGTNLVVIDPVMVCKGDDEVLNPGNTTAMINYLLPYATVVTPNLFEAGQLAGTGTPKTIEEMQVAAAKIHELGAKNVVIKGGKALAHEKAVDLFYDGNEFKLLETEKVASTYNHGAGCTFAASVCANLANGFSVEESIIEAKEFVSAAIKHGWALNEHVGPVMHGAKPRFGAPEVTVTTL
- the ilvA gene encoding threonine ammonia-lyase IlvA, with product MEVVQTKTVAVENVLIAHHFLKDVVVHTPLQHNDYLSEKYGANIYFKREDLQHVRSFKLRGAYYKIKKIEEAARLAGIVCASAGNHAQGVAYACAKLEIQANIFMPKTTPKQKIDQVRMFGREFVEITLAGDTFDDSAESALAYSAEAGRIFIHPFDDLDVMAGQGTVAVEIMNDIEEPIDYVFGSIGGGGLMSGVSAYVKNLSPSSKVIGVEPAGASSMKAAFGNGGPLALNWIDKFVDGAAVKCVGNDTYALCKQYLDDIVAVPEGKVCTTILDLYNKHAIIAEPAGALSVAALDFYAEEIRGKSVVVIISGGNNDIGRMQEIKEKSLIYEGLLYYFIVSFPQRSGALRQFLTGVLGPNDDITTFEYTKKNNKESGPALVGIELGHRDDYAGLLERMHANGFEYKEVNNDSTLFALLV
- a CDS encoding ABC transporter substrate-binding protein; translated protein: MKRSMTKFSFLLFGLLFLLAACGSDTESTNDTASTGSSSEPATEEAKTFKIGTTQIVEHPSLDAATEGFKAAIADAGIKAEYIDKTANGDNSANMTIAQQLVSENVDLIFANSTPSAQAAKGATSDIPVIFTSVTDAVGAELIASMEAPGANVTGTIDLHPDTITNTIAYLKDLGAKNIGMVYNAGEQNSVAQIAQVKEAATAQGLTIVEAAVSTSAEVKQASESLLGKVDAFYIITDNTVVSALESVIDVANANKLPLIVGELDSVARGGLAAYGFEYYDIGYEAGQMAAKILLEGVAPADIPSAYPANLKLVINKATAELLGLEIKPEWNAEVQ
- the bshB2 gene encoding bacillithiol biosynthesis deacetylase BshB2 — encoded protein: MTLQNERHILAVYPHPDDEAFSIAGSIRLYRNMGVPVTYACLTLGEMGRNLGNPPFATRESLPEIRRRELKLACEAMGIEDLRMMGLRDKTIEFEDDEKMVKLVADLIDELNPSLIFTFLPGFAVHPDHEATARAVVEAVRRMPKEQRPRILGCAFANDTIEKNGEAHIVTDVSSVKMDKLDTLRAHASQTAWMMDETTKRIEDGEPMSESWLNVEKFYVIRHEDEVDQSMDSAHL
- a CDS encoding ABC transporter permease, with amino-acid sequence MFTALFGSVEQGIIYAIMALGVYLTFRVLDFPDLTVDGSFVTGAGTAAMMIVLGYHPILATLTAIVAGFIAGCMTGILHTKGKINPLLSGILMMIALYSINLRIMGLSSDTGVTRPNIPLLNTDTVFSLFQGFWSNLGIDAAISDALRGMGLESVPSTWGTLVVVLMLTICIKFIADWFLKTEVGLAIRATGDNKRMIRSFSANTDTLIIFGLGISNALVALSGALIAQYTKFADIGLGIGMIVIGLASVIIGEAIFGTKSIVRTTFAVVAGAVIYRLIYAIALRVGWLDTGDMKLITAIIVILALVIPQVLDKRKEKKRKAKRLEDRLSAQKAGAVAIEQGGNHLA
- a CDS encoding nuclease-related domain-containing protein; amino-acid sequence: MIALKRGVSEKDLTLQAAIRRGVADYQAELRRMQTGLAGELYIDQRWEDMNLKGEYYLIHDYYVQINENISHQIDTLFLCKNFLLLLEIKNIAGRIDFEEEKHQFIRTRDDGIVQGFRNPIDQVRRHRRWLQDFIGGSLPVEYAVVFSHSKTIIGRVPKNEAIFHGSGLESHLYKLFSKYEAHVSSQELQQLSQKLLKIKTEPQRKLVVDSSRIRRGVLCKKCDYQVVMLFNYGKFECPTCRTRSNEGLLEALEDYRLLVSEWISNREFRMFFGIDSIDATKRLLKSLNLEYEGSYKDRKYRIRALNL
- a CDS encoding uracil-DNA glycosylase — translated: MKNQLTNDWKVVLTKEFDKPYFSQLEQFLQQEYAMATVYPAKEAVLRALQVTAFQDVKVVLLGQDPYHGAGQAQGLSFSVQPGIPHPPSLRNMLKELQDDIGCSIPQEGSLMKWAQQGVLLLNTVLTVREGKANSHKGQGWELFTDAVIETLAEREEPIVFLLWGKHAQAKRALIERISVHHIILEAPHPSPFSARLGFFGSKPYSHTNEVLIRLGKQPIDWSLGNQ